The proteins below come from a single Acidobacteriota bacterium genomic window:
- a CDS encoding tetratricopeptide repeat protein, which translates to MKKSVLNRILVSSILIALPLVVVAQSKDQREKIDRMAVQLEEIKTELVLLQRQAQAMQDTYNKTMGEMNTLIVQMGDNIAAVRRAQSAISTNTGDTSGQISAMGERITATNNRMERLSEQFASLKKLIEDIPKMPTFTQLTPGNAEQLFAAAYSDYSRGNFDLALSEFRQYVETFPSSELADNAQYWIAEILLAQKKTPEALVELEKVAQVNPAGDKVSLALYKRASLLLEMGKKDEAVAQFLVLVKDYAKTPEANLATQQLQQIAPEALAPPPQPEKAPVRKRKP; encoded by the coding sequence ATGAAAAAAAGTGTTTTGAATCGGATTTTGGTAAGTTCAATCTTGATCGCTTTGCCGCTGGTGGTGGTTGCACAAAGCAAAGATCAGCGAGAAAAGATTGATCGCATGGCGGTTCAGCTTGAAGAGATCAAGACTGAATTGGTTTTGCTGCAGCGCCAAGCGCAAGCCATGCAGGATACCTACAACAAGACGATGGGTGAAATGAACACTCTGATTGTTCAAATGGGCGACAACATCGCGGCGGTTCGGCGGGCGCAGTCGGCCATTTCGACCAACACCGGCGATACTTCGGGACAAATTTCAGCGATGGGCGAGCGGATTACGGCGACCAACAACCGCATGGAACGGTTGTCGGAGCAATTCGCTTCGCTCAAAAAACTGATTGAAGACATTCCGAAAATGCCGACCTTTACGCAATTGACGCCGGGGAATGCCGAACAATTGTTTGCGGCGGCGTACAGCGATTATTCGCGCGGCAATTTCGATCTGGCCTTGTCGGAATTCCGGCAATACGTCGAGACATTTCCCAGTTCGGAATTGGCGGATAATGCTCAATACTGGATTGCGGAAATTTTGTTAGCGCAAAAGAAAACTCCTGAAGCGCTGGTTGAGCTGGAAAAAGTCGCGCAAGTAAACCCGGCGGGAGACAAAGTTTCGTTGGCTTTGTATAAACGCGCATCCCTTTTGCTGGAGATGGGAAAGAAGGACGAAGCCGTTGCGCAGTTTTTAGTGCTGGTCAAAGATTACGCGAAGACCCCGGAAGCCAATTTGGCAACCCAGCAATTGCAGCAAATTGCTCCTGAAGCGCTGGCTCCGCCGCCTCAACCGGAAAAAGCTCCAGTCAGAAAAAGAAAACCGTAG